TGGTCTACATCCTGGCGCTCGGATCGCCGACGCATCCGGTCGGCAAGGAGGCGTGGGACGACGGCTGGGCGCGGAAGCTGCCGGAGGACTGGGGCCAATATATGGGCCAGACCTATCTGACGTTCGAGCCGCTGTTCGGCCACCAGTACAGCCATGTCTGGGTCGACTTCCGCGGCATCACCGAGCCCTTCATCGCATCGAAGGGCATCGATTATTTCGAGAACAGCCGCCGCGCGACGCTGGCGCAGCAGGAATATGGCCGCCGTAACCCGAACGCCTGGGTCGGCTATGGCGACCATATGTGGGGCTGGACCGCCTCCGATGGGCCGGAAAATTCCTCCGGCAAGCGGATCGTCAACGGTCGCGCGCGTACGTTCCAGACCTATTCGGCGCGCGGCGTCAGTCCGAGTGTGGTACGCGACGACGGCACGCTGGTCCCGACCGCACCGGGCGGGTCGATACCCTTTGCCCCTGAGGCGACGATCCCCACGCTGATGGCGATGAAGGACCGCTACCCGCGCGCCTGGGATCGTTACGGCTTCCGCGACGCGTTCAACCCCAGCTTCACCTTCACCGATCCGCCGAGCCGGTCGGGGACGGTCGATGCGCGGGACGGCTGGGTGGCGAACGACTATCTGGGCATCGACCAGGGCCCGATCCTAGCGATGGCGGAGAATTGGCGCAGCGGCCTCGTCTGGAAAACGATGCGCAAGAACCCGCACATCCGCCGCGGGCTGACGCGGATCGGTTTCTCGGGCGGCTGGCTCAGCGAGAAACGCTAGACCAGTGCCCCGGCGAAGGCCGGGGCCCAGTCACGTCGGTCAAGCGACGGCGGAATCAAGTCGATAAACCATTGCAGTTGGGCCCGGCCTTCGCCGGGGCGCATGCCGGTTCAATCGTTCAGCACCGCACCATTCGTCGCGATGACCTGCGAATAGAGCTTAGCACTGTCCTTCGGCGTCCGTTCCTGTGTCGCAAAGTTGACGTGAACCATGCCGAACCGCTTCGTATAGCCGAGCGACCATTCGAGATTGTCGAACAACGACCACAGCATGTAACCGCGCACGTCGACTCCGGCGGCGATCGCGTCGCTGACCGCCGCCCAATGCTTTTTCAGGTACGAGACGCGCAGCGGATCGTGGACCGCGCCGTCCTCCGCTTGAGGCGGATCGTAGAACGCGGCGCCGTTCTCCGTGATGTAGAGCGGCAGGTCGCCGTAGCGATCCTTGAACCACAGCAGCAGGTCGGTCAGGCCGCGTGGGTACACTTCCCACCCCGTCTCCGTGTAGGTCGCATCCTGCTTCACTGTGGCAGTGCGCAGCAGGAAGCTGTCGCCATCCGCTACGACGTTGCGGGTGTAGTAATTGATCCCGACGAAATCGAGCGACTGGCGGATCAGCGTCAGATCCTCCGCCGGGAAGTCCGGCCAAGCCTCGCCGAAGATTCCCCGCATCTCGTCCGGGTAGCGGCCAAGCATCGCAGGATCGAGATACTGGCGGTTCATATACGCGTCCGCCCGCTTTGTCGCCGCATGGTCCTCGGCACTGCCCGAAGCCGGGTATTTCGGCTCGATGTTCACCACCAGTCCGATCTGGTGCGCGCCGATTTCGCGGTACAGCTTCACCGCTGCGCCGTGGGCGCGCATCATATTGTGGCTGGCGATCGGCGCCTCGAACATGTTCTTGTGGCCGGGCGCGAGCGCGCCGTGGAGGTAGCCGCCATCGCTGACCACCCAAGGCTCGTTGAGCGTCACCCATTTCTTCACGCGCCCGTCGAGCCGTTCGAACAGGACGCGGGCATAATCGGCGAACCAGTCGGCAATGTCGCGGTTGAGCCACCCGCCGCGGTCGTCGAGCGCTGCGGGCAGGTCCCAGTGAAATAGCGTGCAGATCGGCTCGATGCCGTTCGCGAGCAGCGTGTCGACCAGTCGCTCGTAGAAGGCCAGCCCCGCCTCGTTCAC
The nucleotide sequence above comes from Roseomonas aeriglobus. Encoded proteins:
- a CDS encoding Tat pathway signal protein, which translates into the protein MFLRTAAAALALLTGACATPPLPSTATPAPAWRASPDQAAFVDDLSQRTFRYFWDTTDPRTCLAPDRWPSTPFSSVAAIGFALTAYGIGAEHGWVSREEAAKRTADCLDFLYALPQGPEASGVAGHKGFFYHFLDFQRGHRYRTVELSSVDTTLMLGGALFAQSYFDRATADERRIRDMAEKLYRRVDWTFMQRGPADKPATNLPGSKGLSMGWRPERGYEPHDWVGYNEGMLVYILALGSPTHPVGKEAWDDGWARKLPEDWGQYMGQTYLTFEPLFGHQYSHVWVDFRGITEPFIASKGIDYFENSRRATLAQQEYGRRNPNAWVGYGDHMWGWTASDGPENSSGKRIVNGRARTFQTYSARGVSPSVVRDDGTLVPTAPGGSIPFAPEATIPTLMAMKDRYPRAWDRYGFRDAFNPSFTFTDPPSRSGTVDARDGWVANDYLGIDQGPILAMAENWRSGLVWKTMRKNPHIRRGLTRIGFSGGWLSEKR
- a CDS encoding beta-glucosidase, whose amino-acid sequence is MTRVSFPDGFLWGAATAAYQVEGSPLADGAGPSIWQRFCHDPRLMAAPGHSGDVACDHYNRMEEDVALMKRLGLQAYRFSVAWGRVLPQGTGRVNEAGLAFYERLVDTLLANGIEPICTLFHWDLPAALDDRGGWLNRDIADWFADYARVLFERLDGRVKKWVTLNEPWVVSDGGYLHGALAPGHKNMFEAPIASHNMMRAHGAAVKLYREIGAHQIGLVVNIEPKYPASGSAEDHAATKRADAYMNRQYLDPAMLGRYPDEMRGIFGEAWPDFPAEDLTLIRQSLDFVGINYYTRNVVADGDSFLLRTATVKQDATYTETGWEVYPRGLTDLLLWFKDRYGDLPLYITENGAAFYDPPQAEDGAVHDPLRVSYLKKHWAAVSDAIAAGVDVRGYMLWSLFDNLEWSLGYTKRFGMVHVNFATQERTPKDSAKLYSQVIATNGAVLND